TTACTGATTTCATGACCCCCATTGTCAAGGCCTATTGCTCTGATGCGGGTTTCCGGGTCTGTGAAACCGCCATGCAGTGCCTGGGCGGCTACGGCTACTGTCGGGATTACCCCATTGAACAGTACCTGCGCGATGCCAAGATCATGAGCCTTTATGAGGGCACCAACGGGATTCAGGCCATTGATCTGATGGGACGCAAGATGCGGATCAATGACGGGGCCATGTTTGCCGCATTTGCCAAAGAGATGGAAAATTTCATTGATGCCCATCGGGATCATGACCACTTGGGCGGCCATGTGCGGGATCTGGAAAACGCCTTTGCCAGGGTGCGGGAAATGGCCGATGAGATGCGCCGCCGCAGCAAGGATGATCCGCTCCAGTGGGCTTCTTATACCTACCCGGCCCTATTGTGCTTCGGGGATCTGGTGATGGTGTGGCGGCTTTTGGACATGGCCTGCATCGCCTGGGACCGCGCACAGAAAAAGGGCCGGAAAAATGACTTTTTTCGCGGCAAGGTGGCCCAGGCCACGTTTTTTGCCGACATGGTTCTGCCCCATACCATCCAGCGAGCCGGCACCTGTACGCGCCAGGGCCGGGAGATTGTCGAACTTGCCGATACGGCATTTTAATAAATTGAACATTTCAAGGAGCAAGTGATGTCTGATGACCGCATTGTGATCGCAAGCGGCGTGCGAACGCCTGTGGGTGCATATATGGGGGGGCTGCGCACGGTGGAGGCCTATGACCTGGCCGCAATGGTGCTAAACGGAGCCGTAGTCAGGGCCGGCATCGAGCCCGGTCAGGTGGATGAAGTGATCATGGGCCAGGCCTATCAGAACGGCGAGTATGTCAATATCGCCCGCATGGCCCTTCTTAATGCCAACTGGCCCGAGGAGATCCCCGGCTTTACAATTGACCGGCGCTGCTGCACCGGGCTGGAAGTCATCCGTCTGGCAGCCTCTTTGATTAAAAGCGGGGATGCGGAAATTGTCGTGGCCGGGGGCGTGGAAAGCATGTCCCATGCCGAGTTTTACCTGCCCGGGGATATCAAGTGGGGAATCGGCGGACAAAAGGGAATGCCCCGGGGCCACGGGGATCTGTCCATCTGGGGGCTGCCGTTTTATGACAGAATCCAGCGGGCCCGGGTCATGAGCCAGCCCGAGCACCGCTACGGAAAACTGCCCTCCATGATGTCCTGGGCGGAAACCGCTGCTGTGGAGGAAAATGTCACCCGGGAGGAATGCGACCAGTGGGCCTTTGAAAGCCAGAAAAAGGCATGCGCTGCATGGGATCAGGGAAAATTCGACCAGGAGGTGATCCCTGTTTCTGTCCCTCAGAAAAAAGGAGATCCCCTGGTGGTTGACAAAGATGAAACCCCGCGCAGGGATACGAGCATGGAAAAACTGGCCCGGCTGACCCCGGTGCTCGGGGGGGTGTGCACGGCCGGCAATTCCTCGACTGAAAACGATGGTGCTGCGGCCGTGGTGCTCATGTCTGAAAAAAAGGCCAGGGAATTGGGAATCGAGCCCTTTGCCGCAGTCAAATCCGTTGCTGCAGCCGGAGCCGATCCCACCCGTACCCACCTGACTCTCAATGCCGCGGTGAAAAAAGCCATGGGCCTGGCCGGTGCCCGGCTGGAGGACATGGAACTCATCGAGATCCAGGAAGCCTTTGCCGCCCAGGTGCTTGCGGATTTAAAGGATATGGGCGTTTCGCCCGATAATTACACCAAGGTCAACGTCAACGGTTCGGGCATTTCCCTGGGCCATCCCATCGGCGCCACCGGCGTGCGGGTTCTGGTGACCCTGATGCACGAGATGCGCAGAACCGGTGCCAAAACCGGACTGGAATGCATCTGCGGGGGCGGTGGGCTGGGAATTGCCGCCATATTTGAGAGAAATCAATTCTAGTAAGGAGATATCTGGATGCAATTTGAACTTTCCAAAGAACATAAAATGCTCCAAAAAGCCGTACGGGAATTTGCAGACAAGAAAATTGCCCCCAATGCCGACCAATGGGATGCGGACAACTATTTGCCGGTCAAAGAGGCCATCAAGCCCATGGCCGAACTGGGCTTTATCGGCACTGTGATTCCGGAGGAATACGGCGGCGAGGACGCCGGCTGGATGGCCGCGGCCATTATCACCGAGGAAATCGCCAGGGCTTCTAGTTCCCTGCGGGTTCAGATCAATCTGATCGGTATCGGATGCGCCTACCCCATCTATCTTTACGGCACAGAAGAAGCCAGAAAAAAGTATGTCCCAAAATTGTGCGCCGGAGAGATGCTGGGCGCCTTTGGCATCACCGAGCCCAATGCGGGATCTGATGTCATGTCCATGGAGACAGTGGCCGAGGACAAGGGGGATCATTTTGTGTTAAACGGCTCCAAGACCTGGATTTCCAATGCCAACCAGGCCGATGTGGCTGTGATTTACTGCTATACCGACCGGGAGGCCAAGACCAAGGGCCTGTCTGCACTGGCCGTGGAATTAAAGAATTTCCCGGGCATTACCACCTCGGATATTGATAAGCTGGGGTCTCACTCCTCGCCCACAGGTGAAATCTTTTTCAACAACACGCCCGTGCCCAAAGAAAACCTGTTGGGCCGGCCCGGTGACGGGGCCAAAATCGTTTTCAGCTCCCTTGCCAACACAAGGCTGTCTGCGGCGGCCGGTGCCGTCGGATGTGCCCAGGCATGCTATGAAATGGCCCTGAAATACTGCAACCAGCGCGTTCAGTTTGGGCAGCAGATCGGCAAGTTTCAGATGAACCAGGAACTGATCGCAAAGATGGCAACCGATATCGAGGCCGCACGCCTGCTGGTATACAAGGCGGCCTGGCAGAAGGATCAGGGCAAGGTTAACAACGGATTTGAAGTGGCCCAGGCCAAGTATATGGCCGGAGAGGTGGCCATGCGTTGCGCTGAATCAACCATGCGCATCATGGGCGCCTACGGGTATTCCACGGAATACCCCCTGTCCCGGTATTACCGCGATATCCCCACCTATGTGCTGGTTGAGGGATCGGCCAATATCTGCAAGCACATTATCGCCATGGATCGTCTGGGATACCGGAAAGCCAACCGGTAGGCTCAAGGATCTTATAAACGGACAGTGTGGTCCTGCAGCCTGAACGTGCCAGCGGACGGCGCCGTTTTTGCAGCCCTTGTCCCATCATAAACCCAAAGGAGGGGAACAAGATGCGAAGGTGGAAACATTTTCCATGGATTTTCGTGACAGCAATACTGGCAATGGTGCTTTTGGCCTCCGGTGCCTGGGCCGGGGAAGTGGTCATCGGGTTTACCGGCCCGCTTAGCGGACCGGCCGCCCAGTATGGCCGTGACAATGTGGCAGGCCTGGAAATGGCCATCAAAGACATCAACGAGACCGGCGGGATCACGGTGGACGGTGAAAAATACAGCTTCAGACTCAAAACCTATGACGATCACATTGATCCCACCGCAGCGGTCAACAACGCCAGAAGGCTTAAATCCAGGGACGGCGCCAATGTGATCTTCAATCCCGTGTTCAATACCCTGGCCCCCCTGATGGAAATCAATGAAATGCGCGGCTCCGAGTTTCTGCTCATGGCCTATACCAGCACCCCGGCAATTGATTTCATTGACAATAATCTGACCATTTCCATTCCTCCGCCGTTTAAGGCCTATGCCTGGGCATACGCAGACATCGCCTGGGAAAAGGGCTGGCGCAGGGGCGCCATGGTGGTGACCCTGGGCGCCTACGGAGATGAATGGCGGGAAACCTTTGCCGGGCATTGGGAGGATATCGGCGGAGAGATCGTGGCCGACAAGCCGGCCAACTATTATGCGGAAACCGATTTTTCATCCCAGTTGGCTGCAGTTTTGGCCAAAAATCCGGATTTTCTGCTTATTGGCGGTCCTTCGGACACCACGGCCCTTGTCATTGAACAGGCCAGGAACATGGGTTTTGATGGCGGAATGATCATGGTGGACCAGGCCAAGATGGATTATATCGCCAATGTCGCATTTGACGGGGATCTTTCCCTTATGAACAACGTCATCGGCGTGGCCCGGACCCTGGATATCGCGCCCAGGCCCATCATGGAAAAATTTCATGAGCGTTATGTGAGCCAATACGGCGGCGAGGATACCTCGGAGAATGTGTTAAACTATGCTGCCATGCGCATGGTGGCCGCGGCCATGGAAGAGGCCGGCACCGTGGATGACCCAAAGGCCGTCAAGGCAGCCTTTTCCGGGATTCTGCCCATGGAGCCGGAAAAAAGCCTGGTCGCCTACATGGGCATCCGGGGCACGCGGCTTCTGGTGCCCGGCACCGTGCAGGTGATCAAAGACGGTGAGTATCAGATGCCCAATCAGAACATCTGGTGGCCCAAAACCGAGGCGGAATACGAAAACGTCCTGAAGAAAATCCCTGAACGGAAGGTGACCAGCCGGTATCTGCCCATAGAAGAGTATATAAAATAAAACGCATGTTCATCACATCAGAAACAATGTCAAAAGCAGATTTGTTTTTTATCACCGGGTGTGTCCGCTCGTGGATGCATCCGGTGCGCGCGTGATCCTTTTGGCAATGCCCCTTGTTTATCGGGGCATCTGCGGAGTCCGGGGATCTTTGAGATATCTCAAACCAACAAGAGGGGGAAGTGATGAAAAGTGTCAAGCGTTTTTCGTTGAGCCTGGTATTCGGGCTTCTGGCAGCTGCGTTGATGGTTTCAGGCGCATGGGCGGCAGAAGCGGTGATCGGATTTACCGGCCCTTTGAGCGGTCCCGGTTCCGGTTATGGACGGGATAATGTAAACGGCCTTAAAATGGCGGTCCAGGACATCAATGCAAAAGGCGGTATCACCATTGACGGTGAAAATTACACATTTACGCTCGAAACCTATGACGACATGATTGATCCCACCGCGGCGGTTAACAATGCCCGCCGCATGCGCTCAAGGGCGGGTGCCCGGGTGATTTTCAATCCGGTGTTCAACACCATTGCGCCGCTGATGGAGGTAAACGAGCAGCCCGGCTCCGAGTTTCTGCTCATGGCCTATTCCAGTACTCCCAAAATTGATCAGATGGACAATGACCTGACCGCATCCATTCCGCCCCCGTTTACCGCGTATGTAAAGGCCTTCTCTGACATTGCCTGGGAAAAGGGCTGGCGCAAGGCGGCCATGGTGGTGACCCTGGGGGCTTACGGGGACGAATGGCGCGAGACATTCAGGCATCACTGGACCGAACTCGGCGGGGAAATCACGGCTGACAAGCCGGCCAATTATTACACGGACACGGATTTCTCCTCCCAGCTGAGTGCGGCTTTGGCAACAGAGCCGGATTTTCTGCTCATCGGGGGGCCGTCGGAGCCCACGGGGCTGGTTATTGAACAGGCCCGGAATCTCGGGTTTGACGGCGGATTCATTCTCGTTGATCAGGCAAAAATGGACTATATCGCAAACGTGGTCTTTGACGGCGATCTTTCATTGATGAACAATGTTATCGGCATCGCACAGGTGCTTGATGTGCCGTCGCCCGTGGTAAAGGAATTCAACGCGCGTTACCAGGAAGAATTCAGCGTGCACAACACCTTTGAGGCCATGCTTAATTATTCGGCACTCAACATTGTTTTTGACGCCATGGAAGAGGCGGGCACTGTGGACGACCCCAAAGCAATCAAGGCCGCCATGGCCAAAGTCCTGCCCCAGAGCGCCGAAGAAGTACCCACCCCGTATCTCGGAACCCGGGAAACCAAGCTCCTGGTGCCGGCAACAACGGGTGTGATCGCAGACGGGGAATATGCCGAGGCCTATCAGTATCTCTGGTGGCCCGGGGATGAAAAATCTTTTGAAAAGTATAAGGAAATGGCGCCAAGCGGCATTGAGACGCGCTGGATACCACTTGAAGGATATATTGAGTAAACTGTATTTTTTTTCTGACAGACCGATGGCCGCCGGAAAGCTTTCCGGCGGCCATCGGCTTGATTTGACAACAAAGGGTGAGAGTTGATGGAACTTTTCCTGCAGCAGGTTTTCAACGGCATCATGTTCGGCAGCACCTATGCGATTGTCGCTCTGGGGCTGACCCTGGTGATGGGGATTTTAAACATCCCCAACTTTGCTCACGGTCATCTTTACATGCTGGGCGGGTATCTGCTTTACTATTTTGGCGTCACCATGGGCCTGGGTTACTGGTTCGGCTTGATTTTTTCCGTGATTTGCC
The window above is part of the Desulfosalsimonas propionicica genome. Proteins encoded here:
- a CDS encoding thiolase family protein — protein: MSDDRIVIASGVRTPVGAYMGGLRTVEAYDLAAMVLNGAVVRAGIEPGQVDEVIMGQAYQNGEYVNIARMALLNANWPEEIPGFTIDRRCCTGLEVIRLAASLIKSGDAEIVVAGGVESMSHAEFYLPGDIKWGIGGQKGMPRGHGDLSIWGLPFYDRIQRARVMSQPEHRYGKLPSMMSWAETAAVEENVTREECDQWAFESQKKACAAWDQGKFDQEVIPVSVPQKKGDPLVVDKDETPRRDTSMEKLARLTPVLGGVCTAGNSSTENDGAAAVVLMSEKKARELGIEPFAAVKSVAAAGADPTRTHLTLNAAVKKAMGLAGARLEDMELIEIQEAFAAQVLADLKDMGVSPDNYTKVNVNGSGISLGHPIGATGVRVLVTLMHEMRRTGAKTGLECICGGGGLGIAAIFERNQF
- a CDS encoding ABC transporter substrate-binding protein, producing the protein MKSVKRFSLSLVFGLLAAALMVSGAWAAEAVIGFTGPLSGPGSGYGRDNVNGLKMAVQDINAKGGITIDGENYTFTLETYDDMIDPTAAVNNARRMRSRAGARVIFNPVFNTIAPLMEVNEQPGSEFLLMAYSSTPKIDQMDNDLTASIPPPFTAYVKAFSDIAWEKGWRKAAMVVTLGAYGDEWRETFRHHWTELGGEITADKPANYYTDTDFSSQLSAALATEPDFLLIGGPSEPTGLVIEQARNLGFDGGFILVDQAKMDYIANVVFDGDLSLMNNVIGIAQVLDVPSPVVKEFNARYQEEFSVHNTFEAMLNYSALNIVFDAMEEAGTVDDPKAIKAAMAKVLPQSAEEVPTPYLGTRETKLLVPATTGVIADGEYAEAYQYLWWPGDEKSFEKYKEMAPSGIETRWIPLEGYIE
- the acd gene encoding glutaryl-CoA dehydrogenase Acd, yielding MQFELSKEHKMLQKAVREFADKKIAPNADQWDADNYLPVKEAIKPMAELGFIGTVIPEEYGGEDAGWMAAAIITEEIARASSSLRVQINLIGIGCAYPIYLYGTEEARKKYVPKLCAGEMLGAFGITEPNAGSDVMSMETVAEDKGDHFVLNGSKTWISNANQADVAVIYCYTDREAKTKGLSALAVELKNFPGITTSDIDKLGSHSSPTGEIFFNNTPVPKENLLGRPGDGAKIVFSSLANTRLSAAAGAVGCAQACYEMALKYCNQRVQFGQQIGKFQMNQELIAKMATDIEAARLLVYKAAWQKDQGKVNNGFEVAQAKYMAGEVAMRCAESTMRIMGAYGYSTEYPLSRYYRDIPTYVLVEGSANICKHIIAMDRLGYRKANR
- a CDS encoding ABC transporter substrate-binding protein, with product MRRWKHFPWIFVTAILAMVLLASGAWAGEVVIGFTGPLSGPAAQYGRDNVAGLEMAIKDINETGGITVDGEKYSFRLKTYDDHIDPTAAVNNARRLKSRDGANVIFNPVFNTLAPLMEINEMRGSEFLLMAYTSTPAIDFIDNNLTISIPPPFKAYAWAYADIAWEKGWRRGAMVVTLGAYGDEWRETFAGHWEDIGGEIVADKPANYYAETDFSSQLAAVLAKNPDFLLIGGPSDTTALVIEQARNMGFDGGMIMVDQAKMDYIANVAFDGDLSLMNNVIGVARTLDIAPRPIMEKFHERYVSQYGGEDTSENVLNYAAMRMVAAAMEEAGTVDDPKAVKAAFSGILPMEPEKSLVAYMGIRGTRLLVPGTVQVIKDGEYQMPNQNIWWPKTEAEYENVLKKIPERKVTSRYLPIEEYIK